Below is a window of Sulfitobacter sp. SK012 DNA.
GGGACAGCTGACGGTATCCGATGATGCACCATGGGCACATTACGTCTGACACGATGTCGATGCGCAGTGGTTGTGTAGGGTCAGTCATGTTGCCTCCCGGGGCCTGTCAAAGAAAGGCCACGCGGGCCACATTTACGCATCCTAATATCACCAACTAGACAATGACCCAAGCCAGCGGGCTTGAGATCGCTGTCACTTGAAGACGCCACCCTATCACGCGGTAGTTGTCAGGATTTCGAACCGTTGATGTCCCATCCCAGCTGGGTGCGCAGGCTTGGGTCCGGAAGTAGGTTTTGGGGCAGAGATTTCTCCGCCCCAAAACATTAGATCATTCAGCAGCTTGGGCTGTTCTTTCCCACGCGAACTTTTGGAACACCTGATCGACAGGCGTCTGAGCAAAGTGGTTGGTGTAGTTGGACATCAATTTCTGTGCAGCGCCCAGAATGACTTCGAGAATGTTGGTGGTGGTGAAACCCGCGTCAAAAAAGGCCTGCGTGTCGGCGTCCCCCACAAAACCGCGATTGCGAACAACCAGCAAGGTAAAGTCGCGCAGTGCTTCCAGCTTTGCAGTCGGCAAAGGCGTCTCGTTGCGTAATGCGTCGGTGATCGCGTCATCAACCTTCATCATCTTGGCAATGCCGGTATGCGCCGGAACGCAGTAGTGGCAGTCTTGCTCAACATTGATTGTCTGCCAAACGACAGTCTTTTCTTCGTCGGTCAGGCTGGTGGCCATGAACTGTTGGTGGGCAAAGTTATAAGCGGCCAACAAAGCGGGTGCATCTGCCATCACGGAATGCAGACCGGGGATACGACCATTGTTTTTGAATGATGTTTCCAAAAGCGGTTTGGACGCTTCTGGTGCTGTTTCGATGGTGTGTTTGACGAAGTCAGTCATTGGGTTTCCCTCATTGAGTTACGGTGCTGAGTTGCACTTAGGGATCATTGAGCGATCACTCAATATCTCATTTGAGCGATCACTCAATTGTGAAGTTCCCCGCCCAGACTGAACGTCAGCTTGAGTGAACCACTCCAGCAAGGAAAACGGCAAACAAGCTCGCAAGATTGCTTGGGCAGTTGGCGAAGATATTGCCTAAACACTCGCGCCAATCAATCGCGCCGAACGCTCCATCGTGATCGCCCCACGCCCCTGACGGCGGCCGAGTGAGCCGGTCGCGGTTGAATGCTCGAATTGATCATCCACCTGTCGATAATTGAATTGTAATCAGCAATGAAATTTCACTAACTGTGGCCAAGTAGAACAAGAGGTAAGCCCCATGGCCGAACAATCCGTGCGCCTAGGTGTCGATATCGGCGGGACGTTTACAGACGTTGTGGTCGAAGTTGGCGCGATGTCGTTTTCAACCAAAGTGCTGACCACCTATGTCGCTCCGGAAAACGCGATTATCGATGGCATGCGGCAAGTCTGCGACAAGGCTGGGATCACCCCGTCCAAGATTGATCAGATTTTTCATGGGACCACCCTTGCCACCAACGCTTTGATCGAGCGGCGCGGCGCTAAAACGGCGCTGATCACGACCGAAGGGTTTCGTGACGTGATCGAGATGCGCACTGAATCCCGGTTTGAACAATATGATCTGAACCTCAGCCTGCCAGAGCCATTGCTGCCGCGCCAAATGCGCTACACGGTGCCGGGCCGAATGGATGCCAGTGGCAACGAACTGCTGCCCCTGACCCGCGCAGACATCGAACCCATCGTCGAAAAGATCGCGGCGGCAGGATACGAGAGCGTCGCTGTCGGGTTGATCCATTCCTACCTCAATGACGCGCATGAAAAGCTGGTTGGTGACGTCTTGGCGGACATGATGCCGGATGCCATGGTGTCGCTGTCTTGCGAAGTGTCACCGCAGATGCGCGAATATGAGCGTTTCAACACTGTGGTCGCGAACGCCTATATCAAACCGATGATGAAATCCTATCTCGGCCGTCTTGAAGGGCGTTTGCGAGAAACAGGTGTGCGCTGCAAAATCTTTTTGATGCATTCGGGCGGCGGCATTCTCTCAATCGAGAACGCAGCCGAA
It encodes the following:
- a CDS encoding carboxymuconolactone decarboxylase family protein, whose protein sequence is MTDFVKHTIETAPEASKPLLETSFKNNGRIPGLHSVMADAPALLAAYNFAHQQFMATSLTDEEKTVVWQTINVEQDCHYCVPAHTGIAKMMKVDDAITDALRNETPLPTAKLEALRDFTLLVVRNRGFVGDADTQAFFDAGFTTTNILEVILGAAQKLMSNYTNHFAQTPVDQVFQKFAWERTAQAAE